The following are encoded in a window of Flavobacterium cupriresistens genomic DNA:
- a CDS encoding phytanoyl-CoA dioxygenase family protein: MVSSYKTFTLTEQLTDEQINFFNHYGFIHFKKFINPETVSSIIDASKQVEQEWIDNDLKKVNGVPIKFGKDLDGSPIVQRFAFINQHHQTLSGLLLDPRFNSLLELAGDGARLGTEEKDGMVFNHYINGPESKFTKMGWHTDGLRDIFYGGKLNPMLNVGIHLSTLQPENGGLKIIPGTHKQSVYQMLFRKKYFLDNKPDPQEISINPEAGDLTIHDGRLWHRVAESSIRGEESRRRVVYIPIIAGKYAPKNENSPTVFYQRFAGIVK; the protein is encoded by the coding sequence ATGGTATCTTCTTATAAAACCTTTACTCTTACTGAGCAATTAACTGACGAGCAAATTAACTTTTTTAACCATTATGGTTTTATCCACTTCAAAAAATTTATAAATCCGGAAACTGTTTCATCAATCATTGATGCCTCGAAACAAGTGGAGCAAGAATGGATTGACAACGATCTTAAAAAGGTAAACGGTGTTCCAATTAAATTTGGAAAAGATTTAGATGGTTCACCTATTGTACAACGTTTTGCTTTTATCAATCAACATCATCAAACCTTAAGCGGTCTTCTACTTGATCCAAGATTCAATAGTTTATTAGAATTGGCTGGTGATGGCGCAAGATTAGGTACGGAAGAAAAAGACGGAATGGTTTTCAATCATTATATCAATGGGCCGGAAAGTAAGTTTACTAAAATGGGCTGGCATACAGATGGTTTGAGAGATATTTTTTATGGCGGAAAATTAAACCCGATGCTAAATGTAGGGATTCATTTAAGCACTTTACAACCCGAAAACGGCGGCCTTAAAATCATTCCGGGTACTCACAAACAAAGTGTTTATCAAATGCTTTTCCGTAAAAAGTACTTTTTAGATAATAAACCCGATCCACAGGAAATTTCCATCAATCCGGAAGCCGGTGATTTAACCATTCACGATGGCCGTTTGTGGCACAGAGTTGCAGAATCATCTATCCGTGGCGAAGAAAGTAGGAGGAGAGTGGTTTATATTCCGATTATAGCAGGAAAGTACGCTCCTAAAAACGAAAATAGCCCAACGGTTTTCTATCAACGTTTTGCAGGTATTGTTAAATAA
- a CDS encoding YybH family protein, giving the protein MKKIAISVVLLVALVACENKVKNNSNNLNKITMNTQIEKSAIEKVLFSYRDALNASDVNKVLPLYTNDGVFMPSGAPSAIGQEQIKSSYEFVFKTIQLNIQFYIDEIQVNGNFAFAQTTSKGTTLIHANGQTVPEENRELFVFEKVNGQWKIARYMFNKIK; this is encoded by the coding sequence ATGAAGAAAATTGCAATTAGTGTAGTGCTTTTGGTAGCGCTCGTAGCCTGTGAAAACAAAGTGAAAAATAATTCAAACAATTTAAATAAAATTACCATGAATACTCAAATAGAAAAATCAGCAATTGAGAAAGTGCTTTTCTCTTATCGTGATGCACTGAATGCATCAGATGTTAATAAGGTGTTACCGCTTTATACTAATGACGGCGTTTTTATGCCTTCAGGCGCACCATCGGCAATTGGGCAGGAACAAATAAAAAGTTCTTATGAGTTCGTTTTCAAGACAATTCAACTAAACATTCAGTTTTACATTGACGAAATCCAAGTCAATGGTAACTTTGCTTTTGCTCAAACAACATCAAAAGGAACCACTTTAATTCACGCCAATGGACAAACAGTTCCAGAGGAGAATCGAGAGTTATTTGTATTTGAAAAAGTAAACGGACAATGGAAGATTGCTCGTTATATGTTCAATAAAATAAAATAA
- a CDS encoding GtrA family protein: MFKRKSIFIFLQAQVAAFLGGITDYGLMILLTEIFKLHFTFSILISGTVGAIVNFSINRFWVFKNQSGYSSHINSQLFKFALVVLGSISLKSFGTFVLQKVFQIDYRIGRLITDSFVSYGFNYPLIKYWVFKANKKQNVTEQN, encoded by the coding sequence ATGTTCAAGAGAAAATCTATTTTCATTTTTCTGCAAGCGCAAGTTGCGGCATTTTTAGGCGGCATTACCGATTATGGCTTAATGATTTTATTGACAGAAATATTTAAATTGCATTTTACCTTTTCTATTCTAATCTCCGGAACCGTTGGCGCAATTGTCAATTTCAGCATCAATAGATTTTGGGTATTTAAAAACCAATCCGGTTATAGTAGCCACATCAATAGTCAGCTTTTTAAATTTGCGTTGGTTGTATTGGGAAGTATCTCTTTAAAATCATTTGGTACGTTTGTTTTACAAAAAGTATTTCAAATCGATTATAGAATCGGAAGATTAATCACGGATAGTTTTGTCTCTTATGGATTCAATTACCCATTGATTAAATATTGGGTTTTTAAGGCCAACAAAAAACAGAATGTAACTGAACAGAATTAG
- a CDS encoding SDR family NAD(P)-dependent oxidoreductase, with product MNEKTKPYALITGASKGIGKAIAYELAKQGYPLLLVARSEEELKTLSDDLQVKYGINASVLSIDLSTNGASLKVTNWIKENNYRVGFLVNNAGYGVWGNFSESSLTDQLGMMQLNMNVVVELSHLLVPILSQEKQAYILNIASTAAYQAVPTLAVYSATKAFVLSFTRALRFELAPTSISVSCFSPGPVDTGFAARAGLNAFSKMAEKFNMQPDEVAKIAVKAMFNRKSEVIPGFTNIISVYANRILPKAFIEKTAAGIYKI from the coding sequence ATGAACGAAAAAACGAAACCGTATGCCTTAATTACGGGCGCCAGCAAAGGGATTGGAAAAGCTATTGCTTATGAATTGGCTAAACAAGGTTATCCATTATTACTTGTCGCAAGAAGTGAAGAGGAATTAAAAACACTATCTGATGATCTTCAAGTTAAATACGGCATCAACGCTTCTGTTTTATCAATTGATCTGTCGACAAATGGTGCATCGTTAAAAGTCACCAATTGGATAAAAGAGAATAACTATCGGGTTGGCTTTTTAGTTAACAATGCCGGTTATGGTGTGTGGGGCAATTTTAGTGAGTCTTCTCTAACCGATCAGCTTGGTATGATGCAACTTAATATGAACGTAGTTGTAGAACTTTCACATTTATTAGTGCCCATACTTTCACAAGAAAAACAAGCCTACATTTTAAATATAGCGAGTACTGCTGCCTACCAAGCTGTACCAACGCTGGCTGTTTATTCAGCTACAAAGGCTTTTGTTTTATCATTTACCCGTGCCTTACGTTTCGAACTTGCCCCAACTTCAATTTCAGTAAGCTGTTTTAGTCCGGGTCCAGTTGATACAGGTTTTGCTGCCAGAGCTGGTTTAAATGCTTTTAGCAAAATGGCTGAAAAGTTCAATATGCAACCTGATGAAGTTGCTAAAATTGCTGTAAAAGCCATGTTCAACAGAAAATCGGAAGTTATTCCCGGTTTTACAAATATCATTTCGGTTTATGCCAACCGCATACTACCAAAGGCTTTCATCGAAAAAACTGCAGCCGGGATTTATAAAATTTAA
- a CDS encoding NADPH-dependent F420 reductase yields MKNSSPTKVAIIGLGNIGIALATNLTKGNHNVILASREFEKAKKIATTLGATATAKTIIEAITEADVIIPSIGFNLIKEFLKNYNDALSGKIIIDVSNPIAPDGNGGFKKIIDENESAAKILSALLPANAKLVKAFGTLGAESLKNDAFKDPFKMTLFYASDNTNSNCQIEELISSAGFEPLHIGGIDQSIRIEVFGDLHQFGTLGKTISLEDAKVAVTKSQL; encoded by the coding sequence ATGAAAAATTCATCACCAACTAAAGTAGCTATAATTGGACTTGGAAACATAGGCATAGCTCTTGCAACAAACCTTACTAAAGGCAATCACAATGTAATTTTAGCATCAAGAGAATTCGAAAAAGCTAAAAAAATTGCCACTACTCTTGGGGCTACCGCTACTGCCAAAACGATTATTGAAGCCATTACTGAAGCCGATGTAATTATTCCTTCAATCGGTTTCAATCTCATTAAAGAGTTTCTTAAAAACTATAATGATGCGCTTTCAGGAAAAATAATTATCGACGTTTCGAATCCTATTGCGCCAGATGGAAATGGTGGTTTCAAAAAAATTATTGATGAGAATGAATCGGCGGCAAAAATTCTTTCTGCCTTATTACCCGCTAATGCTAAACTGGTAAAAGCATTCGGAACGCTGGGTGCTGAATCACTTAAGAACGATGCGTTTAAAGATCCTTTCAAAATGACTCTGTTTTATGCTTCAGACAACACAAACAGTAATTGTCAAATTGAAGAGCTCATTTCAAGTGCCGGTTTTGAACCTCTGCACATTGGTGGAATTGACCAAAGCATACGCATTGAAGTGTTTGGTGATCTGCATCAGTTTGGAACATTAGGGAAAACTATTTCACTTGAAGATGCAAAAGTAGCAGTTACAAAATCACAACTATAA
- a CDS encoding response regulator transcription factor, with protein MKTKVKNKIIVVDDHQLFSQSLQLLINSFKEFDVVNRFENGKVFITYLQENTDLEVDLILLDVNMPVLDGLETMKWVKENRPSLKIIALSVNDDEEIIIKMITNGARGYLLKDTSPEIFKEAMSCVIDKGFYFTELVSGMLVKKANDDSKKVSLKEKEIVFIRHACSEKTYKEIASEMCLSPKTIDGYRESLFDKLEIKTRIGLVLYAIKHKIVLV; from the coding sequence ATGAAAACAAAAGTTAAAAATAAAATTATTGTTGTCGATGATCACCAGTTGTTCTCACAATCCTTGCAGCTTTTGATCAATAGTTTTAAAGAATTTGACGTGGTCAATCGCTTTGAAAACGGCAAAGTTTTTATAACATATCTTCAGGAAAACACAGACTTAGAGGTAGATTTGATTCTTTTAGATGTCAATATGCCTGTGTTAGACGGCCTTGAAACAATGAAATGGGTCAAAGAAAACAGGCCTTCGTTAAAAATTATAGCGCTATCGGTAAACGATGATGAAGAAATTATCATCAAAATGATTACTAATGGTGCCAGAGGTTATTTACTAAAAGACACTTCGCCCGAAATATTTAAGGAAGCAATGTCGTGCGTGATCGATAAAGGGTTCTATTTTACCGAATTAGTCTCAGGAATGCTCGTAAAAAAAGCCAATGACGATTCTAAAAAAGTCAGTTTAAAAGAAAAAGAAATTGTTTTTATAAGACATGCCTGCAGTGAAAAAACCTATAAGGAAATTGCTTCAGAAATGTGTCTGAGTCCCAAAACAATTGATGGCTACAGAGAGTCCCTGTTTGATAAACTCGAAATTAAAACCCGAATTGGTTTAGTTTTATATGCGATCAAACATAAAATTGTTTTGGTTTAA
- a CDS encoding adenine phosphoribosyltransferase encodes MKFESYIRDIQDFPKEGILFKDITPLLNDPVARKECLSILLASLNGQVIDKVIGAESRGFFFGMLLAQELNAGFVPVRKPKKLPYTTISASYDLEYGTDTLEIHTDAIKKGDRVLIHDDVLATGGTAKALGELVKELGGEIVQFNFLMELSFLNGRDKIAENPIFAAITY; translated from the coding sequence ATGAAGTTCGAAAGTTATATACGTGATATTCAAGATTTTCCCAAAGAAGGAATTTTATTTAAAGATATTACCCCGTTATTAAATGATCCGGTTGCCCGGAAAGAATGCCTGTCAATTCTGCTAGCATCGCTAAACGGACAGGTTATCGACAAAGTTATAGGTGCTGAAAGTCGTGGGTTTTTCTTCGGTATGTTGTTGGCTCAGGAATTGAATGCGGGTTTTGTACCGGTTCGTAAACCTAAAAAACTGCCTTACACAACTATTTCCGCTTCTTATGACTTAGAATACGGCACAGATACCTTAGAAATTCATACAGATGCCATCAAAAAAGGAGACAGGGTCTTGATACATGATGATGTTTTAGCAACCGGAGGAACAGCTAAAGCACTTGGAGAATTGGTAAAGGAATTGGGTGGAGAAATTGTACAGTTTAATTTTCTAATGGAGCTTTCATTTTTAAACGGTAGAGATAAAATTGCCGAAAACCCTATTTTTGCGGCAATAACCTACTAA
- a CDS encoding M20/M25/M40 family metallo-hydrolase, with product MKKIIVSMFVLSQCFNVHGQSIDKIITTKEVTRIEKILSADDMQGRRTFTPGIEKASAFIESEFKEIGLKTFNTATNYRQEFSITVSKGVSSKITIDGKEINNNQIATFSYLPQVSLTEKSDISIVKINKGDNIGDKFNEYYKSSKNLLVLVDPSFDSVLPNIQHIDRVNSNPGNNTIMFVFGTTEATTFSVELTNVISKKTLNNVVGILPGKTKPNEYVIFSGHYDHLGIGSPQEGAPHPATDSIYNGANDDAAGTTAVIMLAKYFKKQNNNERTIIFTTFTAEEIGGYGAKYFSKQLAPEKVIAMFNIEMIGTESKWGKNSAYITGYEKSNMGEILQTNLKGSSFTFYSDPYPEQQLFYRSDNATLAKLGVPAHTISTSKMDNELTYHTADDEFETLDIDNMTQIIKSIALSSSSIISGKDTPTRVNTTQLK from the coding sequence ATGAAAAAAATTATTGTAAGTATGTTTGTTCTAAGTCAATGTTTTAATGTACATGGACAATCGATTGATAAAATTATTACGACCAAGGAAGTAACTCGTATAGAGAAAATACTTTCGGCTGATGATATGCAGGGTAGGAGAACTTTTACTCCCGGTATTGAGAAAGCATCTGCTTTTATAGAATCAGAGTTTAAAGAAATTGGTTTGAAAACTTTCAATACAGCAACAAATTATAGACAAGAATTTTCGATAACGGTCTCTAAAGGAGTTTCTTCAAAAATTACTATTGATGGCAAAGAAATAAATAATAATCAAATTGCAACATTCTCCTACCTTCCTCAAGTTTCTTTAACTGAAAAAAGCGATATTTCTATTGTAAAAATCAATAAAGGGGATAACATTGGGGATAAATTTAATGAATATTATAAAAGTTCGAAAAATCTTTTGGTACTAGTTGACCCTTCATTTGATAGTGTTTTACCAAATATTCAACATATTGATCGAGTAAATTCTAATCCCGGAAACAATACAATTATGTTTGTTTTTGGCACCACAGAAGCGACCACTTTCTCTGTTGAATTAACGAATGTAATCTCCAAAAAAACATTGAATAATGTTGTTGGAATATTACCCGGAAAAACTAAACCAAATGAGTATGTGATTTTCTCAGGGCATTATGATCATTTAGGAATAGGCTCTCCCCAAGAAGGTGCTCCACATCCTGCAACAGATTCTATTTATAATGGCGCTAATGATGATGCCGCTGGAACAACAGCAGTAATTATGCTTGCGAAATATTTTAAAAAACAAAATAACAACGAGCGCACTATCATTTTTACCACATTTACAGCTGAAGAGATAGGTGGTTATGGAGCCAAATATTTTTCTAAACAGCTTGCACCGGAAAAAGTGATTGCGATGTTTAATATTGAAATGATAGGAACAGAATCTAAATGGGGTAAAAACTCTGCTTACATTACAGGCTACGAAAAGTCGAATATGGGAGAGATTTTGCAAACTAATTTAAAAGGATCAAGTTTTACATTTTATTCAGATCCTTATCCGGAACAACAATTATTTTACCGCTCCGACAACGCTACGTTAGCCAAGCTTGGAGTTCCTGCTCATACCATCTCTACTTCAAAAATGGATAATGAGCTAACGTACCACACAGCCGATGATGAATTTGAAACGTTAGATATTGATAACATGACCCAAATAATAAAATCAATTGCCTTAAGTTCTTCTTCAATTATTAGTGGAAAAGATACGCCAACAAGAGTAAATACTACTCAACTGAAATAA
- a CDS encoding sensor histidine kinase, with protein MERKEIQLLVISLGIVFFTLLITLLVLFFYFLKKKNNYLVEKMESEMYFQSELVKTRIEIKDQTLSEISKELHDNIGQIVSVGIMQLNMYIQTGKSIKSKELTDLKHVLAKSLDEIRILSRIINKDNLLQSNFIEAIKQDLERIKKLKHIHYNYKFTGEIPEINEEHDLFIYRIFQEALHNSLKHSLSDLYEVDITTTADLFQLKMKDFGIGYDTKKVTSGIGLNNMKLRAKLIGAKLIMESNTSGTSITLEYPLTTPDENKS; from the coding sequence ATGGAGCGAAAAGAAATACAATTATTAGTCATTTCATTAGGTATTGTTTTTTTTACTCTACTCATCACGTTGCTTGTGCTTTTTTTCTATTTTTTGAAGAAAAAGAACAATTATCTGGTTGAGAAAATGGAATCTGAAATGTACTTTCAATCAGAGTTAGTCAAAACCAGGATTGAGATTAAAGATCAGACGCTCTCCGAAATCAGCAAAGAACTGCACGACAATATTGGCCAGATTGTTTCAGTGGGAATTATGCAGCTTAATATGTACATACAAACCGGAAAATCAATTAAAAGCAAAGAGCTTACCGATCTTAAGCATGTTTTAGCCAAATCACTCGACGAAATTCGGATTTTATCCCGCATTATAAACAAGGATAACTTATTGCAATCCAATTTTATAGAAGCGATAAAACAGGATTTGGAACGCATAAAAAAACTGAAACACATTCACTATAATTATAAATTTACAGGAGAAATACCTGAGATTAACGAAGAGCATGATTTGTTTATTTACCGCATTTTTCAGGAAGCTTTGCACAATAGTTTAAAACATTCTCTCAGCGATTTATACGAGGTGGATATTACGACAACAGCAGACCTTTTTCAGTTAAAAATGAAGGATTTCGGAATTGGTTATGACACCAAAAAAGTCACTTCCGGAATTGGTTTAAACAATATGAAATTGAGAGCTAAACTAATTGGTGCTAAACTAATTATGGAATCCAATACATCCGGAACAAGTATAACTTTAGAATATCCCTTAACCACACCCGATGAAAACAAAAGTTAA
- a CDS encoding DUF1826 domain-containing protein, whose product MNKTFSDNNQIGVVSTFSELVQTDFKGEMNALCWHRNSDGDFNDVVAQLSIKGNITEVYAEDLIALQLSEKGSVAREIILNDLQLLTDFGASPSLNLLKCYERDDEFDFISTDVYSFHVDRSPIATDTFLCTYHGAASDIISNSQAEQKVLIPEVRTKLKELHDGSPEEFEDFLKENYFDLHYQAHADVKPINLGLVHLWRLAVDHPEQQVLPCIHRAPIEKEGEYRLLLIC is encoded by the coding sequence ATGAACAAAACATTTTCTGACAACAACCAAATTGGAGTAGTATCAACTTTCTCTGAGCTTGTACAAACCGATTTCAAGGGAGAAATGAATGCACTATGCTGGCACAGAAATTCGGATGGTGATTTTAACGATGTTGTAGCACAGTTGAGTATAAAAGGAAATATAACAGAAGTTTATGCTGAAGACCTGATTGCGCTCCAACTCTCAGAAAAGGGGAGTGTAGCACGGGAAATAATCTTAAATGATTTGCAATTACTGACTGATTTTGGCGCTTCGCCTTCCCTTAATTTACTGAAGTGTTACGAACGCGATGATGAATTTGATTTCATATCAACTGATGTGTATTCGTTTCATGTTGATCGTTCGCCAATTGCGACAGATACTTTTTTATGTACCTATCACGGTGCGGCAAGTGATATTATTTCTAATTCGCAAGCAGAGCAAAAAGTGCTAATTCCGGAAGTCCGAACAAAGTTAAAAGAGCTGCATGATGGATCGCCAGAAGAATTCGAAGACTTTCTGAAGGAAAACTATTTTGATTTGCATTATCAGGCACATGCAGACGTGAAGCCTATTAATTTAGGGTTAGTACATCTTTGGCGATTGGCCGTAGATCATCCGGAACAACAAGTGTTACCCTGTATTCATAGAGCACCAATTGAAAAGGAAGGGGAGTATAGGTTGTTGTTAATTTGTTAG
- a CDS encoding polysaccharide lyase, giving the protein MKKILKLTSLLFITAVVFTSCEKEQDSSEPQSTNKEMSRNGNKSEPEIVSKDATDGAVLQGSAGARTITLQTNTLSCPGGLCTSYGVWSGDVYSVWFTMKFNSGFYWSRGGKCGYGILIGDQNTGGDPGWDGNGGSARFMWYCPSGSNTAKGSGAYLQPYVYYKDQPGQFGNDFGKKYYIQEGVTYNCQISVKLNTGSNTNGYVKYYVNGTEVLNQSIRWVTNDAKRNVNAVSLHTFRGGSQSYWTAPVTSSISYPSASWDAQ; this is encoded by the coding sequence ATGAAAAAAATCTTAAAATTAACAAGTTTATTATTTATTACAGCAGTAGTGTTTACTTCCTGCGAAAAGGAACAAGATTCAAGTGAGCCTCAAAGTACTAACAAAGAGATGTCGCGAAACGGTAACAAAAGCGAACCGGAAATTGTCAGCAAGGATGCCACAGATGGCGCAGTATTACAAGGTTCTGCCGGAGCCAGAACGATTACCTTGCAAACCAATACACTATCATGTCCCGGTGGTTTGTGTACCTCGTATGGTGTTTGGTCGGGTGATGTTTACTCGGTGTGGTTTACAATGAAATTTAATTCCGGATTTTATTGGAGCAGAGGCGGTAAATGCGGATACGGTATCCTAATTGGGGATCAGAATACAGGCGGTGACCCAGGCTGGGACGGGAATGGTGGTAGCGCCCGATTTATGTGGTACTGCCCTAGCGGATCGAACACTGCAAAGGGAAGCGGGGCTTATCTTCAGCCTTACGTTTACTATAAAGATCAACCCGGACAATTTGGTAATGATTTCGGAAAAAAGTACTACATCCAAGAAGGCGTGACATACAACTGTCAAATATCAGTTAAGTTGAATACCGGATCCAATACTAACGGATACGTCAAATATTATGTAAATGGTACGGAGGTGTTGAATCAAAGCATTCGCTGGGTAACTAACGACGCTAAACGAAATGTTAATGCAGTAAGTCTTCACACCTTCCGTGGTGGTAGCCAGAGCTACTGGACAGCTCCTGTGACGAGCTCTATTTCTTATCCTAGTGCGTCTTGGGATGCGCAATAG
- a CDS encoding CDP-alcohol phosphatidyltransferase family protein, whose product MGKETQIEAYSAIVQRTFSDRKRTNILKRAEQLTIVFLLPKVPEFISPNVLTLIGTLGSGLIFLAFALGTYFTNWYLLFGIIGLVINWLGDSLDGRLAYYRNIPRRWYGFALDIIADWIGIVLIGFGYYIYAENGTQIVAFAFVALYGWSIIISQLRYKITNEYRIDSGFVGPTELRFIIALILIIEVLFHGSITYLAGLISIILLIINTIDSIKLLKLGDLRDKAQD is encoded by the coding sequence ATGGGGAAAGAAACACAGATTGAAGCGTATAGTGCAATTGTACAAAGAACATTTTCGGACCGTAAGCGAACTAATATTTTAAAAAGAGCAGAACAATTAACTATCGTTTTTTTGCTTCCAAAGGTGCCTGAATTCATTTCGCCAAACGTACTCACCTTAATTGGTACACTAGGTTCGGGATTAATTTTTTTAGCTTTTGCTTTAGGCACTTATTTCACCAATTGGTATTTACTTTTTGGTATTATTGGTTTGGTTATAAATTGGTTAGGCGATTCTTTAGACGGAAGATTGGCTTATTATAGAAATATTCCACGTCGTTGGTATGGTTTTGCACTCGATATTATTGCCGATTGGATTGGTATTGTACTGATAGGATTTGGCTACTACATTTATGCTGAAAACGGCACACAAATAGTAGCCTTTGCTTTTGTCGCATTGTATGGATGGTCGATCATCATCAGCCAGTTGCGCTACAAAATTACAAATGAATACCGTATAGATTCCGGTTTTGTTGGTCCAACAGAACTTAGATTTATTATTGCTTTAATTTTAATTATAGAAGTTTTATTTCACGGATCCATTACCTATTTGGCTGGTTTAATCTCTATTATACTGCTTATAATAAATACTATTGATAGCATAAAACTTTTAAAGTTAGGTGATTTAAGGGATAAAGCTCAAGACTAA
- a CDS encoding DUF4833 domain-containing protein, which produces MNKLSFKYFRKLLIVISILVNIHSNDLMAQSKNPSPLNFPTPKNIDNMLFYIQRDPNTNTAIYAINYQENGKINKSDPIKAYWIRYAEKGDKKDFSYIQRKFAYGIESKTVNNEEFELQFVSYKKLPLTLKKIESDQKYHVFVSVNQKKIQVEKIFVRIEGGSFWLPNVKYAEVTGIEASSNKTITERMLLK; this is translated from the coding sequence ATGAACAAATTATCATTTAAATATTTTAGAAAATTACTAATCGTTATATCGATCTTAGTAAATATACATTCTAATGATCTGATGGCACAATCCAAAAATCCATCGCCATTAAATTTCCCAACGCCTAAAAATATCGATAATATGCTATTTTACATTCAGCGGGATCCTAATACAAACACTGCTATTTATGCCATAAACTACCAGGAAAATGGAAAAATAAACAAAAGCGATCCCATAAAAGCCTATTGGATTCGATATGCTGAGAAAGGAGATAAAAAAGATTTTAGTTACATACAACGCAAATTTGCATACGGAATAGAAAGCAAAACGGTAAATAATGAGGAGTTTGAGCTTCAATTTGTATCGTATAAAAAGTTGCCTTTAACCTTAAAAAAGATAGAGTCAGATCAAAAATACCATGTTTTTGTAAGTGTAAATCAGAAAAAAATACAAGTAGAAAAAATATTTGTACGCATTGAAGGCGGTTCTTTTTGGCTACCCAATGTAAAGTATGCCGAAGTCACCGGAATTGAAGCTTCTTCCAATAAAACAATTACGGAAAGGATGTTGTTGAAATGA
- a CDS encoding Crp/Fnr family transcriptional regulator produces the protein MENIVRHFDKYLSLDENEKEALLSRLVERKIKRRQFILQESDTCKYFTYVVEGCFKMYGVDKTGKEHNLLFATENDWIADIDSLHKEKPSKLYIEAIEPSTILQISKGDLWYLYTNYPKFDRNFRVIIEDKYIELQNRLLQTFSSTAYERYEFFLEQYPKLSMRLPNTQIASYLGVTPEFLSKIRNDRAGK, from the coding sequence ATGGAAAATATAGTTAGACACTTTGACAAATATCTTTCTTTGGATGAAAACGAGAAAGAGGCCTTGCTGAGCCGCTTGGTAGAGCGTAAAATAAAACGCAGACAGTTTATTTTGCAAGAAAGTGATACCTGCAAATATTTTACTTATGTTGTTGAAGGTTGTTTTAAAATGTACGGCGTTGACAAAACAGGCAAGGAACACAATCTCTTGTTTGCAACTGAGAACGACTGGATTGCTGATATTGATAGTCTGCATAAAGAAAAACCTTCTAAACTTTATATTGAAGCAATTGAACCTTCTACAATTCTCCAAATATCTAAAGGAGATCTTTGGTATCTCTATACCAACTATCCTAAGTTTGATAGAAACTTTCGCGTAATTATTGAAGACAAATACATTGAACTTCAGAATCGATTGTTGCAGACTTTTAGTTCGACAGCCTATGAACGCTATGAATTTTTCCTGGAGCAGTACCCAAAACTTTCCATGCGATTGCCTAACACGCAAATAGCATCCTATCTTGGAGTAACACCTGAATTTCTAAGCAAAATCAGAAATGATAGAGCGGGGAAATAA
- a CDS encoding helix-turn-helix domain-containing protein: MEQKIHQGRNIKRFREMLNIKQEALAYDLGEDWNQKKISMLEQKDVIEDNLLKQISAVLKIPVEAFQNFDEEQAINIISNTFGEHAFGNSFNYGTINIHPIEKLISLHEEKIALYERMLKEKDEMMARLEKFINK, translated from the coding sequence ATGGAACAGAAAATACATCAGGGAAGAAACATAAAACGTTTCAGAGAAATGCTTAACATAAAGCAGGAAGCATTAGCTTATGATCTGGGCGAAGACTGGAATCAGAAGAAAATTTCTATGCTGGAGCAAAAAGATGTAATTGAAGATAATTTGTTGAAACAAATTTCAGCTGTATTAAAAATTCCTGTGGAAGCTTTTCAGAATTTTGATGAGGAACAGGCGATTAATATTATTTCTAATACTTTTGGAGAACATGCTTTCGGTAATTCATTTAATTACGGAACAATCAATATTCATCCAATTGAAAAATTGATTTCACTTCACGAAGAAAAAATTGCGTTATATGAGCGTATGTTGAAAGAGAAGGACGAAATGATGGCTAGGCTTGAGAAATTTATTAATAAATAG